A section of the Serratia liquefaciens ATCC 27592 genome encodes:
- a CDS encoding fimbrial protein, whose product MPAATAADAEKQWGNDGNVGVLHVRGALTESACRLDMTSAWQDISLGEVGTGRFQHIGARGTPVTVTFKLLDCLSSGSRNVDERTATRKWSAEQPSATVYFVAPADDDNPQLVQVSGAEGVGLRLLDSTGREVVLGQRGTPLLLTPGQDQLVYQIMLERTRAALSAGAFWSQINFKLNYD is encoded by the coding sequence TTGCCCGCCGCTACCGCCGCCGACGCGGAAAAACAGTGGGGTAACGACGGTAATGTCGGCGTCCTGCATGTCCGCGGTGCATTGACGGAGAGTGCCTGCCGGTTAGATATGACGTCAGCGTGGCAGGATATTTCGCTGGGTGAGGTAGGAACCGGTCGATTCCAGCATATTGGCGCACGTGGTACGCCGGTGACGGTAACGTTCAAACTGTTGGACTGTCTGTCTAGTGGGTCTCGCAATGTAGATGAACGAACAGCGACGCGAAAATGGAGCGCCGAGCAACCCTCGGCGACGGTGTACTTTGTGGCACCGGCGGACGACGATAATCCCCAACTGGTGCAGGTCAGCGGCGCTGAAGGGGTAGGGCTGCGACTGCTGGACAGTACCGGTCGGGAAGTGGTTTTAGGGCAGCGCGGAACGCCCTTGCTGCTGACGCCGGGCCAGGACCAACTGGTCTATCAGATCATGCTGGAGCGAACCCGTGCTGCCCTGAGTGCTGGGGCCTTTTGGTCGCAGATCAACTTTAAACTGAACTACGACTGA
- a CDS encoding fimbria/pilus periplasmic chaperone: MKMNAFLVASTLCCALGVQSAYAAIALDRTRVIFDGSEKSVSLNVSNENKQLPYLAQGWIEDEKGNKITSPLTVLPPVQRIEPGAKSQVKVQGLPALSTLPQDRESLFYFNLREIPPRSEKPNTLQIALQTRIKLFYRPQAIQPAASASPAQEALTLSKVGNKYKLINPTPYFVTIVDGSNSPKGLPLKGFEPLMLAPKSEGMLNLNAEALGSNPVLTYINDYGGRPQLQFTCAGSTCQAKSLKNG; this comes from the coding sequence ATGAAAATGAACGCCTTCCTTGTCGCGAGCACCTTGTGTTGCGCACTGGGAGTTCAGTCTGCTTACGCCGCTATTGCGCTGGATCGAACCCGGGTGATTTTTGACGGTAGTGAGAAGTCAGTGAGTTTGAACGTCAGTAACGAGAACAAGCAATTGCCCTATCTGGCACAGGGATGGATTGAGGATGAAAAGGGCAACAAAATCACCAGCCCGTTGACGGTGTTGCCACCGGTGCAGCGCATCGAGCCCGGCGCCAAGAGTCAGGTGAAGGTACAGGGCTTGCCGGCGCTGAGTACGTTACCTCAGGATCGCGAATCACTGTTCTATTTTAATTTGCGCGAAATTCCTCCGCGCAGTGAGAAACCGAACACGCTGCAAATCGCATTACAAACGCGCATCAAACTGTTTTACCGGCCCCAGGCGATTCAGCCGGCGGCCTCGGCGTCACCGGCTCAGGAAGCATTAACGCTGAGCAAGGTTGGGAACAAGTACAAACTGATCAATCCGACGCCGTACTTCGTCACTATCGTAGACGGCAGCAATAGCCCGAAGGGATTGCCTCTGAAGGGTTTTGAACCGCTGATGTTGGCGCCGAAAAGCGAAGGCATGTTGAATCTGAACGCAGAGGCACTGGGTAGCAACCCGGTACTGACCTACATAAACGACTATGGCGGGCGACCACAGCTCCAGTTTACCTGTGCGGGCAGTACCTGCCAGGCTAAGTCGCTAAAAAACGGTTAA